A single genomic interval of Lentimicrobium saccharophilum harbors:
- a CDS encoding rhomboid family intramembrane serine protease: protein MVLQDEKRRLVTGVVTFAIITAVLWLVKGVELAGGFSFGTLGILPLQARGLPGIIFSPLIHADLAHLTANSAPFFLLGAALVYYYPKEAMKIFIQLWLITGLWVWLFARGNSFHVGASGVVYALASFHFTNGLIKREPRLMAFGLLVIFLYGSMIWGFFPDFFPEKNISWESHLMGAVAGFVMALYYRKSGPQPKQYDWEDEEEDTETPTTDIPDDIAPGATDQTAPAKEIQISYEYSPDKKPKPE from the coding sequence TTGGTACTTCAGGATGAAAAACGCAGGCTGGTAACCGGTGTAGTCACTTTTGCCATTATAACCGCCGTTCTGTGGCTTGTGAAAGGCGTAGAACTGGCGGGTGGCTTTTCTTTCGGTACGCTGGGTATCTTACCGCTCCAGGCCAGGGGATTGCCGGGAATTATCTTTTCGCCCCTGATTCATGCCGATTTGGCACATCTGACTGCCAATTCGGCTCCGTTTTTTCTGCTTGGGGCCGCCCTGGTTTATTATTACCCTAAAGAAGCCATGAAGATTTTTATCCAGCTCTGGCTGATAACCGGGCTTTGGGTGTGGCTCTTTGCCAGGGGCAACAGTTTTCATGTGGGCGCCAGCGGGGTGGTTTATGCCCTGGCATCTTTTCATTTCACCAATGGCCTGATCAAGCGCGAACCGCGTCTGATGGCTTTCGGACTGCTGGTCATTTTCCTTTACGGAAGTATGATCTGGGGGTTCTTTCCCGATTTCTTCCCTGAAAAGAACATTTCATGGGAATCGCACCTGATGGGCGCAGTAGCCGGTTTTGTAATGGCTCTTTACTACCGGAAAAGCGGCCCGCAGCCAAAGCAGTATGACTGGGAAGATGAAGAGGAGGATACGGAAACCCCGACCACGGATATCCCTGATGACATTGCACCCGGAGCAACAGACCAAACAGCACCTGCAAAGGAAATACAAATCAGCTACGAATACTCCCCGGATAAAAAACCCAAA
- a CDS encoding S41 family peptidase — translation MSVQRSGFSALFIIFLFVAGLPAESLHAQQRIDSRSTSQKFSSLLQIISYYYVDTANSAKLTESAIEAMLKELDPHSVYLSKEEVKRANEPLQGNFDGVGIQFQLFHDTILVVAAVPGGPSDKLGILAGDKIITINGEDAFGKKVTNNYVMERLRGPKGTKVTVGIKRKGRKELIEYVITRDKIPLNSVDATFMLNADIGYIKLTRFARTSLQEVKESIMALKKQGMKNLILDLRNNSGGFLDIAIDLSDEFLPTDKLIVYTEGLRSPRMDFKATSRGGFEKGRLIVMVNESSASASEIVAGAVQDWDRGIVLGRRSFGKGLVQRPFNLPDSSVVRLTTARYYTPSGRSIQKPYEDGVEDYYADLTKRFRHGEFVSADSIRFPDSIKYFTPSKRVVYGGGGIMPDVFIPLDTTTSSRYYTDLWRKGLLNEYVIDYLDSRRGQLQAIYPDIASFKTGFLVDDAFLQQFVDFAAEKGVPADEEGLVRSGNEIRHILKGLIARNLFDVSAYFEVISPIDHELMQAVEAMNNEMLFRKLSIAM, via the coding sequence ATGTCTGTTCAACGTTCCGGATTTTCCGCACTTTTCATTATTTTCCTGTTTGTTGCCGGTTTACCTGCTGAATCCCTCCATGCCCAGCAGCGGATTGATTCCCGGTCAACCTCCCAGAAGTTCTCTTCTTTGCTGCAGATAATCAGTTATTACTATGTTGACACCGCCAATTCAGCGAAGCTTACCGAGAGTGCCATTGAGGCCATGCTGAAAGAGCTGGATCCTCATTCGGTCTATCTCTCCAAGGAAGAGGTAAAAAGAGCCAATGAACCTTTGCAGGGAAACTTTGACGGGGTAGGCATTCAGTTTCAGTTGTTTCATGATACCATACTTGTTGTTGCCGCGGTTCCCGGAGGGCCTTCCGATAAACTCGGGATTCTGGCCGGTGATAAAATCATCACCATTAACGGAGAGGATGCTTTCGGCAAGAAAGTGACCAATAACTACGTGATGGAACGCCTCCGCGGGCCCAAAGGCACCAAGGTAACGGTGGGTATTAAAAGGAAAGGCCGGAAAGAACTGATCGAATATGTCATTACCCGCGATAAAATTCCCCTCAACAGCGTTGACGCCACTTTCATGCTTAATGCCGATATCGGTTACATCAAGCTTACCCGCTTTGCCCGCACATCCCTCCAGGAAGTGAAGGAATCGATTATGGCCCTGAAAAAACAGGGGATGAAGAACCTTATACTCGACCTGCGCAACAATTCGGGCGGATTTCTGGATATTGCCATTGACCTTTCGGATGAATTCCTTCCAACGGATAAACTGATCGTTTATACAGAGGGTTTGCGCAGTCCCCGAATGGATTTCAAGGCCACTTCAAGGGGTGGTTTTGAAAAGGGCAGACTGATCGTTATGGTGAATGAAAGCAGCGCTTCAGCCAGTGAGATTGTGGCAGGGGCAGTGCAGGACTGGGACCGTGGAATCGTTCTCGGCCGCAGGTCTTTCGGCAAAGGGCTGGTGCAGCGTCCGTTCAATCTGCCCGACAGTTCTGTGGTGAGGCTGACAACTGCCCGCTATTACACTCCTTCGGGTCGTTCTATCCAGAAGCCATATGAGGACGGAGTGGAGGATTATTACGCAGACCTTACCAAAAGGTTCAGGCATGGAGAGTTTGTATCGGCCGACAGCATCAGATTTCCTGACTCCATAAAATATTTTACCCCTTCGAAACGCGTTGTTTATGGCGGTGGCGGTATTATGCCCGATGTATTTATTCCGCTTGATACAACGACCTCTTCGAGATATTATACTGATTTATGGCGAAAAGGCCTGCTCAACGAATACGTGATTGATTATCTGGATAGCCGCAGGGGACAGCTTCAGGCTATTTATCCCGATATCGCTTCCTTTAAAACAGGTTTTTTGGTTGATGATGCATTTTTACAGCAATTTGTTGATTTTGCAGCGGAGAAAGGGGTGCCAGCCGATGAGGAAGGACTGGTGCGCTCCGGTAATGAGATCAGGCACATTCTTAAAGGCCTGATCGCGAGAAATCTTTTCGATGTAAGCGCTTATTTCGAAGTGATCAGCCCCATTGATCATGAGCTGATGCAGGCTGTCGAGGCAATGAACAACGAAATGCTTTTCAGGAAGTTGAGCATAGCAATGTAA
- a CDS encoding dihydroorotate dehydrogenase-like protein: MANIETKYMGLTLSSPVIIGSSGLTSSLANIREFAGRGAGAVVLKSLFEEQIMHEIAHTSSHDTTSNIYPEALDYISNYSRNHRLEEYLTLIRDAKHAVQIPIIASINCISSDEWTTFARKIEDAGADALELNIFVMPSDPTHGAEQNEKLYFTILDEVKKQVRIPVALKISYYFSGLAKMALKLSWAGAKGIVLFNRFYSPDINIDTMKVVATNVFSSPEEISTSLRWVAMLSDRLYCDVCASTGIHDSEGMIKQLLAGAKAVQIASTLYKNGFGRIDEMNAGLKAWMEKHGFEKTEDFIGKMSFKKVENPGAYERVQFMKHFAGIE, translated from the coding sequence ATGGCAAATATCGAAACCAAATACATGGGCCTCACACTAAGCAGCCCTGTAATTATTGGAAGTTCAGGACTAACCAGTTCACTGGCAAACATCAGAGAGTTCGCCGGCAGGGGAGCGGGGGCGGTGGTGCTCAAATCGCTTTTCGAGGAACAGATTATGCATGAAATCGCGCATACATCCTCCCATGATACCACTTCAAACATCTATCCCGAAGCGCTGGATTATATTTCGAACTACAGCCGTAACCACCGGCTCGAAGAGTATCTTACGCTGATCAGGGATGCCAAGCATGCCGTTCAGATCCCCATTATTGCCAGCATAAACTGCATCAGTTCAGACGAATGGACAACATTTGCCCGGAAAATCGAAGATGCAGGTGCGGATGCCCTGGAGCTGAACATATTTGTTATGCCCAGTGACCCTACCCATGGGGCCGAACAGAATGAGAAGCTTTATTTTACCATCCTGGATGAAGTGAAAAAACAGGTTCGCATTCCCGTTGCACTGAAAATCAGTTATTACTTCTCGGGACTCGCCAAGATGGCCCTTAAGCTTTCATGGGCCGGTGCCAAGGGCATTGTGTTGTTTAACCGGTTTTATTCTCCGGATATAAACATTGATACCATGAAAGTGGTTGCTACCAATGTCTTCAGTTCTCCGGAAGAAATCTCAACTTCCCTCCGCTGGGTGGCCATGCTCAGCGACAGGTTGTATTGCGATGTTTGTGCATCCACCGGAATCCACGACAGTGAAGGCATGATCAAGCAGTTGCTGGCAGGTGCCAAAGCGGTTCAGATCGCCTCAACCCTTTACAAAAACGGGTTCGGCCGCATTGATGAAATGAATGCCGGTTTAAAGGCCTGGATGGAGAAACATGGATTTGAAAAAACAGAAGATTTCATCGGTAAAATGAGCTTTAAAAAGGTGGAAAATCCGGGAGCCTACGAAAGGGTCCAGTTTATGAAACATTTTGCCGGAATAGAATAA
- a CDS encoding DUF5777 family beta-barrel protein, with amino-acid sequence MSRTNAIFILILLLLTGKFSSLRAQELMDLFGEEEPVTEYTYATFKTTRVVSGHSVENPANGVLLFMISHRFGKLNSGAYDLFGLDQATIRLGFEYGINEWLSAGFGRSSYQKTYDGFLKAKVLRQSSGKKSMPLSLTYFTSMDLFSLKWQDKERKNYFTSRMTFVHQILLARKFNDNLSLQFTPTFIHKNLVAGTNDDNDTFAMGLGGRIKLTRRTSLNAEYFYLMPGSTADNFVNPLSLGFDIETGGHVFQLHFTNAQPMFERGLITETRGKWTNGDIYFGFNISRVFTLKKPAEFRE; translated from the coding sequence ATGAGCAGAACGAATGCTATTTTCATCCTGATTCTTTTGCTTCTCACAGGTAAATTTTCGTCACTGCGCGCGCAGGAGCTTATGGATCTGTTCGGAGAAGAGGAGCCGGTGACCGAATATACCTATGCAACTTTCAAAACAACCCGGGTCGTCAGCGGACATTCAGTTGAAAATCCGGCCAACGGAGTATTGTTGTTTATGATCTCGCACCGTTTTGGCAAACTCAACTCAGGCGCTTATGATCTTTTCGGGCTAGACCAGGCAACCATCAGGCTCGGTTTCGAATACGGCATCAACGAATGGCTGAGTGCAGGATTCGGCCGGAGTTCATATCAGAAAACCTACGACGGGTTTCTCAAGGCAAAAGTATTAAGACAAAGCAGCGGAAAGAAAAGCATGCCGCTAAGCCTGACATATTTTACTTCCATGGATCTGTTTTCGCTGAAGTGGCAGGATAAAGAGCGAAAAAATTACTTCACCTCCCGCATGACTTTTGTGCATCAGATATTGCTTGCGCGCAAGTTTAACGACAACCTTTCATTACAGTTCACTCCGACATTTATTCACAAAAACCTGGTTGCAGGCACCAACGATGACAATGACACCTTTGCCATGGGGCTGGGCGGCCGGATTAAGCTAACCCGAAGGACCAGCCTGAATGCAGAATATTTTTACCTCATGCCCGGCAGCACTGCAGATAATTTCGTCAACCCGTTGTCACTGGGATTCGATATTGAAACCGGAGGCCATGTATTTCAGCTGCATTTTACCAACGCCCAGCCTATGTTTGAGCGGGGACTCATTACAGAAACCAGAGGTAAATGGACAAACGGGGATATCTATTTCGGATTTAACATCAGCAGGGTCTTTACACTGAAAAAGCCCGCTGAATTCAGGGAATAA
- a CDS encoding c-type cytochrome produces the protein MERRIINSGHRVFAKIIPLAFLLIFVSSCYYDNEEYLYPGLPGSECDTTGVTYSGTVAPLMASNCNACHSPVAPSGNVVTSTFDGLKTAVNSGIFWKAINHEAGASPMPQGGNKLPACDLKKIKAWIDAGAPQN, from the coding sequence ATGGAACGCCGAATAATTAATTCCGGGCATCGTGTTTTTGCGAAGATAATCCCGCTTGCATTCCTCCTGATATTTGTCAGTTCCTGTTATTACGATAACGAAGAATATCTCTATCCCGGTTTACCCGGAAGTGAATGCGACACTACCGGAGTTACTTATTCCGGCACAGTGGCACCATTGATGGCTTCAAACTGCAACGCCTGTCACAGCCCTGTTGCTCCTTCGGGCAATGTAGTTACCAGCACCTTTGACGGATTAAAGACCGCAGTAAACAGCGGGATATTCTGGAAAGCCATCAATCATGAAGCAGGCGCTTCTCCCATGCCCCAGGGGGGCAATAAACTGCCCGCCTGCGACCTGAAAAAGATAAAAGCCTGGATCGATGCCGGTGCACCACAGAACTAA
- a CDS encoding c-type cytochrome domain-containing protein, producing the protein MKRSFLSAITLLIFSAFVILSCKHEPEVIPEQPDPTDTIAAGIPCSPDTAYFVNDVLPILVSGCAMSGCHDAASASDGVVLTSYNSVMNTADIRPGNPDDSDLYERITDNDLDDRMPPPPMAALSPEQIQTIRRWITQGAKNNYCDNSCDTTAFTFNAIILPLINNNCKGCHSGAQPSGNIRLEDYATIRQAAVNGSLYGAVSHQPGFSPMPQNAAKLPDCNITQIRKWIENGTPNN; encoded by the coding sequence GTGAAAAGAAGTTTTCTTTCTGCTATAACGCTGCTTATATTTTCAGCTTTTGTTATTCTGTCGTGTAAACATGAACCGGAAGTTATCCCTGAACAACCGGATCCGACAGATACCATCGCTGCAGGCATTCCCTGCAGTCCTGACACAGCCTATTTTGTCAATGATGTGCTTCCCATTCTCGTTTCAGGTTGTGCCATGTCAGGTTGCCACGATGCCGCTTCGGCGAGCGACGGCGTGGTGCTTACCTCCTATAACAGTGTAATGAATACTGCAGATATCCGGCCGGGCAACCCGGACGACAGCGACCTGTACGAACGGATTACCGATAACGACCTTGATGACCGTATGCCCCCGCCTCCCATGGCTGCGCTTTCACCGGAGCAGATACAGACCATCAGGCGCTGGATTACCCAGGGTGCCAAAAACAATTACTGTGACAACAGCTGCGATACTACAGCATTTACTTTCAATGCCATCATTCTTCCGCTGATAAACAACAACTGCAAAGGTTGTCACAGCGGAGCCCAGCCTTCCGGAAATATCAGGCTTGAGGATTATGCGACCATCCGGCAGGCTGCGGTAAACGGATCACTTTATGGTGCGGTCAGTCATCAGCCCGGGTTTTCGCCCATGCCTCAGAATGCCGCAAAACTGCCCGATTGCAACATCACCCAAATCAGAAAATGGATAGAAAATGGAACGCCGAATAATTAA